A single window of Salvia splendens isolate huo1 chromosome 8, SspV2, whole genome shotgun sequence DNA harbors:
- the LOC121745555 gene encoding peroxisomal 2,4-dienoyl-CoA reductase [(3E)-enoyl-CoA-producing]-like, which yields MEMESPFKSDVLTGKVALLTGGGSGIGFEISTQFGKHGASVAIMGRRRNVLDDAVSALTSRGIPAIGFEGDVRNLEDAKRVVEATVKHFGKLDILVNAAAGNFLSAAENLSPKGFKTVMDIDSVGTFTMCHEALKYLKKDGPGKAGGLILNISATLHYTASWYQIHVSAAKAAIDAMTRNLALEWGTDYDIRVNGIAPGPIGDTAGLSKLLPDEMGNKISDYMPLYKLGEKWDIAMAAVYLASDAGKYVNGSILPVDGGLWLSRPRHLAKDEVKQISRSVEKRSRAAPAGLPTSKL from the exons ATGGAAATGGAGTCCCCGTTTAAGTCCGACGTCCTCACAGGCAAGGTTGCTCTTCTCACCGGCGGAGGCTCCGGCATCGGCTTTGAGATCTCCACCCAATTCGGCAAGCACGGAGCCTCCGTCGCCATCATGGGCCGCCGCAGGAATGTCCTCGACGACGCCGTTTCCGCCCTCACCTCTCGAGGCATCCCC GCAATTGGTTTTGAAGGGGATGTTAGGAATTTGGAAGATGCAAAAAGAGTCGTGGAGGCAACGGTGAAGCATTTCGGGAAGCTTGACATTCTGGTCAATGCGGCGGCCGGCAATTTTCTGTCTGCAGCTGAAAATCTCTCTCCCAAAGGCTTCAAGACAG TTATGGACATTGATAGTGTTGGGACATTCACAATGTGTCACGAGGCGCTCAAGTATCTCAAGAAAGACGGACCTGGAAAAGCCGGAGGCCTTATTCTGAACATCAGCGCCACTCTGCACTACACAGCATCATGGTATCAGATCCATGTATCTGCGGCCAAG GCTGCTATCGACGCGATGACAAGAAATTTGGCACTGGAATGGGGCACCGATTATGATATAAGAGTTAATGGGATTGCACCGGGTCCTATAGGAGATACGGCCGGCCTGAGTAAACTTCTGCCTGATGAAATGGGTAACAAAATAAGTGATTATATGCCTCTCTACAAACTTGGTGAGAAGTGGGACATTGCCATGGCTGCCGTATACCTTGCCTCGGATGCTG GTAAATACGTCAATGGGAGCATCCTCCCTGTTGATGGAGGATTGTGGCTGAGCCGTCCTCGTCATCTGGCTAAGGATGAGGTGAAGCAGATTTCCCGATCCGTAGAGAAAAGATCTCGTGCTGCCCCAGCTGGCCTTCCGACGAGCAAACTGTAG
- the LOC121746102 gene encoding nuclear transcription factor Y subunit C-2-like, whose translation MDHSDQRQQPGVGAAAGRGSMAYPTAPYQTVSSPTSFAPQQQQQQLQAFWANQMQEVDQTTDFKNHSLPLARIKKIMKADEDVRMISAEAPVIFAKVCEMFILELTLRSWIHTEENKRRTLQKNDIAAAISRTDVFDFLVDIIPRDELKEEGLGITKAAIPLVGSAPDALRPE comes from the coding sequence ATGGATCATTCAGACCAAAGGCAGCAGCCAGGGGTGGGAGCGGCAGCAGGCCGCGGCTCCATGGCGTATCCCACTGCCCCCTATCAAACAGTTTCCTCTCCAACTAGTTTCGCtcctcagcagcagcagcaacaactTCAAGCATTCTGGGCGAATCAGATGCAAGAGGTCGACCAAACCACCGATTTCAAGAACCACAGCCTCCCCCTTGCCCGGATAAAAAAGATAATGAAAGCCGACGAGGATGTTAGAATGATCTCTGCGGAAGCCCCTGTTATATTCGCCAAGGTATGCGAGATGTTCATCCTGGAACTGACGCTGCGCTCTTGGATCCACACTGAAGAGAACAAAAGACGGACTCTGCAGAAGAACGACATTGCTGCGGCCATCTCAAGAACCGACGTTTTCGACTTCTTGGTTGATATAATTCCTAGAGACGAGTTGAAAGAAGAGGGGCTCGGGATTACCAAGGCTGCCATTCCGTTAGTTGGATCGGCTCCGGATGCGCTGCGCCCGGAATGA
- the LOC121746008 gene encoding uncharacterized protein LOC121746008: MSLNPLSVILKENNLEGKNYVDWKRNLDIFLIAGDYKFVLETDCPAIPADNASEEERVMYRKWIKGNEMAKCYILASMSNVLQHQHHSYEFVHEIMENLQSLFGTQSRSARSLAIRSLMNKTMKKGTPVRDHVLEMTRHLNQIEVLGGSIDPDSQVDIILQNLPASFQ; encoded by the coding sequence ATGTCGCTCAATCCATTATCTGTGATCTTGAAAGAAAACAATCTCGAGGggaaaaattatgtagactggaaacgtAATTTGGATATTTTTCTCATCGCTGGTGATTATAAGTTTGTGCTTGAAACCGATTGTCCCGCAATACCCGCTGATAATGCTTCAGAGGAAGAGAGGGTCATGTATAGAAAGTGGATAAAAGGAAATGAGATGGCGAAGTGCTACATTTTGGCTTCTATGTCAAATGTACTTCAACATCAGCATCATTCCTATGAATTCGTTCATGAAATCATGGAGAACCTTCAATCCCTCTTTGGGACTCAGAGTCGATCTGCTAGATCTCTAGCGATCAGAAGTCTCATGAATAAGACTATGAAGAAGGGCACACCAGTTAGGGACCATGTCCTTGAAATGACGCgccacctcaatcaaattgaggtcttgggaggatCAATAGATCCAGATTCTCAGGTGGACATAATACTCCAGAATCTTCCAGCAAGCTTTCAGTAG
- the LOC121743673 gene encoding probable glycosyltransferase At3g07620, which yields METRRLLWFMAFAFSLVLLVQYIELPYGYVISSLLSTGKAGVATADSFSANGTGDPVNQAVSGGPDASSASQNVTEVVVEKKKPEMSKRSSDAFGGDERVVERSSGDFLEMNLSNKSLDAETGSNQHKHELPMSSDTSARNSSVDSLQVADAVPPSIKDEDRAPLVSSPLCSPSNASSPVRERPSLTHSQLSTEVSNSAIRRAPKSSRFKGAPTVVVPISKMNDLLSQSHVSYHSMKARWPSKADDELLNAKRLIESADSVAKNPRVDVSIYRNFSAFARSYELMEKTLKIYIYSEGERPIFHEPELNGIYASEGWFMKQLQENKHFRTKNGDKAHLFYLPFSSHVLQEVLYVPDSHSRKNLVRYLSSYLKNITTTHRFWDRTNGADHFLVACHDWAPAETGRIMNNCIRALCNANAKGGFQFGKDISLPETYVRNATSPLKSLGGKPPSQRHILAFFAGKMHGYLRPILLDHWENKDPDMKISGKLQKGKDQMTYIQYMKNSKYCISAKGYEPYTPRVVEAIFYECVPVILSDNYIPPFFETLNWESFAVFILEKDIPNLKKILASIPEKRYVEMQQRVRLVQKHFLWHDKPVKFDVFHMILHSLWYTRVVNIGA from the exons ATGGAAACTCGAAGGCTGCTGTGGTTTATGGCTTTTGCCTTTTCGCTGGTTTTATTGGTTCAGTACATTGAACTCCCATATGGTTATGTTATATCATCTTTATTGTCAACTGGCAAAGCCGGAGTAGCAACAGCTGACAGTTTCTCAGCTAATGGGACGGGGGATCCAGTTAATCAGGCAGTTTCTGGTGGTCCGGATGCTTCTAGCGCGTCTCAGAATGTAACAGAGGTGGTGGTTGAAAAAAAGAAGCCAGAGATGAGCAAGCGATCTAGTGATGCTTTTGGTGGTGATGAGCGTGTAGTTGAGCGCTCGTCTGGAGATTTTCTGGAGATGAACCTCTCCAACAAGAGTTTGGATGCAGAAACAGGTAGTAATCAGCACAAGCACGAGCTGCCAATGTCGAGTGACACTTCTGCGAGAAACTCATCAGTAGATAGCCTTCAAGTCGCAGATGCAGTTCCTCCGTCCATCAAAGATGAAGACAGAGCTCCCCTGGTTTCAAGTCCACTCTGTTCCCCCTCCAACGCCTCGTCTCCAGTAAGAGAGAGGCCTAGTCTGACACACAGTCAGCTTTCAACTGAAGTCAGCAATTCTGCCATCAGAAGGGCTCCTAAGTCGTCAAGGTTCAAGGGAGCGCCCACTGTGGTCGTGCCAATATCTAAGATGAATGATCTTCTGAGCCAGAGCCATGTTTCATATCATTCCATG AAAGCTAGGTGGCCTTCAAAAGCAGACGATGAATTGCTGAATGCGAAGAGACTGATTGAGAGCGCAGACTCTGTGGCGAAGAACCCTCGTGTCGATGTTAGCATCTACAGAAACTTCTCTGCATTTGCAAG GAGCTACGAATTGATGGAGAAGACTCTAAAGATTTACATATACAGCGAAGGAGAAAGGCCAATTTTCCATGAACCCGAGCTCAACGGGATATATGCTTCCGAAGGATGGTTCATGAAGCAGCTGCAAGAAAACAAGCATTTTCGCACCAAGAACGGCGACAAAGCCCATCTCTTTTACTTGCCCTTCAGCTCACACGTGCTGCAGGAGGTTCTCTACGTGCCTGACTCCCACAGTCGCAAGAACTTGGTCCGTTACCTGAGTAGCTACCTCAAGAACATCACGACCACACACCGTTTCTGGGACAGAACCAACGGGGCTGACCATTTCCTCGTTGCCTGCCATGATTGG GCACCTGCAGAGACGGGGCGGATTATGAACAACTGCATCAGAGCTCTATGCAACGCAAACGCCAAGGGAGGATTCCAGTTCGGAAAAGACATATCCCTACCTGAAACGTACGTACGAAATGCCACGAGCCCTCTCAAGAGCCTCGGAGGGAAACCACCCTCCCAACGCCACATCCTAGCCTTCTTTGCAGGGAAAATGCACGGCTATCTCCGCCCCATTTTGCTCGACCACTGGGAGAACAAGGACCCCGACATGAAGATCTCCGGCAAGCTGCAGAAGGGGAAGGATCAGATGACCTACATCCAGTACATGAAGAACAGCAAATACTGCATCAGCGCAAAGGGATACGAGCCCTACACCCCCCGTGTTGTTGAGGCCATCTTTTACGAGTGCGTGCCAGTGATCTTATCAGACAACTACATCCCCCCGTTCTTCGAGACGCTCAACTGGGAGTCGTTCGCCGTGTTTATACTCGAGAAGGACATTCCCAACTTGAAGAAGATCCTTGCATCCATCCCAGAAAAGAGGTATGTTGAGATGCAGCAAAGGGTGAGGTTGGTGCAGAAGCATTTTCTTTGGCATGATAAGCCTGTGAAGTTTGATGTTTTTCATATGATACTTCACTCGTTGTGGTATACTAGGGTTGTGAACATAGGTGCTTAG